The following coding sequences lie in one Haematobia irritans isolate KBUSLIRL chromosome 3, ASM5000362v1, whole genome shotgun sequence genomic window:
- the LOC142229793 gene encoding sodium/bile acid cotransporter 5 has translation MINQWQLSWSESETNGLIIYVCTWIRGRVNNATICWEHFIHIAVFMALTSGRRKYFSECLNSLPTNMKVKPSKSSSLDRVKACKWISVLIIVIFNQFHRAVAEDYGSILGAWRVQYGNDESFNELHLWTSSKEIVPLVIYNVTETDNQNLYFEIESGNPKLVSVKKKLINITEFESSSSWQGEFVIEGLHFGYTDLYVTLNDPLNRRIEYSRDILKIILKREKGISDNTLTYIAAAIALLMFVNLGTVLDLKRVATIFTRPIGPLLGICCRYVIMPGLALGLGALMFKDNQSLQLALFFTALTPSGGIANICNIFLKGNINLSLATTTVNSLLALGMLPLWIYLLGPVLYENQEFDLPFVKLAVGCVGLCIALIVGVILRLCIPKTTRFIFRFLKPLSIILSLCLIALTVGFNYFIFQEITFMIFLAAFCLCVLGYVLSFVLSKLLCRTATDSMTIAIETSVLNMTLPIVLLEYTMEQPMTDMLIVVPITAALVSLCLVVVFYIVRRIFGWNSSTDPDCFDEQAFLVEQ, from the exons ATGATAAATCAATGGCAGTTATCATGGTCAGAAAGTGAGACCAACGGGcttattatatacgtatgtacATGGATTAGGGGCAGAGTAAATAATGCAACAATTTGCTGGGAACACTTTATTCATATCGCTGTCTTTATGGCCCTAACAAGTGGAAGAAGAAAATACTTTTCGGAATGTCTCAATAGTCTTCCAACAAACATGAAAGTAAAACCATCAAAAAGTTCTTCATTGGATCGAGTAAAAGCATGCAAATGGATATCGGTGCTAATCATTGTCATCTTTAACCAATTCCATAGGGCTGTTGCAGAGGACTACGGCTCTATTTTGGGGGCTTGGCGTGTGCAATATGGAAACGATGAAAGTTTCAATGAATTGCATTTATGGACCTCCTCTAAGGAAATCGTACCACTAGTTATTTACAATGTAACTGAAACGGATAACCAAAATCTCTACTTCGAAATTGAAAGTGGAAATCCGAAATTGGTGTCAGTCAAAAAGAAGCTTATCAATATAACCGAATTCGAGAGTTCCTCATCATGGCAAGGTGAATTTGTGATAGAGGGATTACATTTCGGTTATACTGATTTGTATGTAACTCTAAATGATCCCCTGAATAGGCGCATAGAATATTCTCgcgatattttgaaaataattttgaaacgtGAAAAAGGAATATCGGATAACACTCTCACTTATATTGCTGCTGCTATCGCCTTACTGATGTTTGTTAATCTGGGGACTGTATTGGATTTGAAACGTGTAGCCACGATCTTTACTCGACCTATTGGACCCCTATTGGGTATTTGCTGTCGGTACGTGATAATGCCTGGATTGGCTCTTGGTCTGGGAGCTTTGATGTTTAAGGATAACCAGAGTTTACAGTTGGCCCTCTTCTTTACCGCATTAACGCCCAGTGGGGGTATTGCtaatatttgcaatattttccttAAGGGCAATATTAATCTTTCCCTGGCAACAACAACGGTGAACAGTTTATTGGCGCTGGGCATGTTACCCCTGTGGATTTATCTATTGGGTCCGGTACTCTATGAAAATCAAGAATTTGATTTGCCTTTTGTGAAGTTGGCTGTTGGATGTGTCGGCCTTTGCATAGCTCTCATTGTGGGTGTCATTTTGCGTTTGTGTATACCCAAGACAACGCGATTCATCTTTCGCTTCCTCAAGCCATTGTCGATAATTCTTAGCTTGTGTTTGATAGCTCTTACGGTGGGCTTTAATTATTTCATCTTTCAGGAAATAACATTCATG ATATTTTTGGCAGCCTTCTGTTTATGCGTTCTGGGCTATGTCCTATCTTTTGTGCTGTCCAAGTTGTTGTGCCGTACAGCTACGGACTCTATGACCATAGCAATTGAAACTAGTGTTTTAAATATGACACTGCCAATAGTTTTGTTGGAATATACAATGGAGCAACCCATGACCGATATGCTTATTGTAGTACCTATAACAGCGGCTTTAGTTTCGTTGTGTTTGGTTGTAGTTTTCTATATAGTAAGGCGTATCTTTGGCTGGAACTCTTCCACAGATCCTGATTGCTTCGATGAGCAAGCATTTCTGGTAGAGCAGTAA